In Isoptericola variabilis 225, the genomic window AGCGCGTCGTGCAGCGGCACGGGCTGCCCGACGGCGGGGAGCCGGTCGAGCACGACGGGCCAGTCGTCGACGTCGAGGTCCGCGAGCGCCTCGACGCCGCCGAGCGCGCGCCGCACCTCGTCGTCGAGCCCCTCGAGCACCGCATGTGCCGCCGGCAGGAGCGGGACGTCGTCGTGCAGCGCGAACGGTGCCTCGAACCGGTCGCGCAGCCACCACGCGGTGTACGAGGGGACGCCACGGCGCGGGGCCGCGAGGAGCACGCGCCGGGTGCGCGGCTCGCCGGCGAGGCGGCGCAGCGCCTGCGGCCAGGCGTCGTCGCCGACCGCGTCGAGGTCGGCGGCCGCCTCGACGTCGCCCACGGGCACCGCGGGACCGAGCCGGTCGGCGAGCACGGCGAGGTAGTCGGACCAGCCGTCGAGCCAGCCGGCCGGGTCGTCCGGGTCGTGCTCCTCGTCGGGCGCCTCGCGCTCGAGGCCCGCCTCCTCGAGGGCGGCGTCGGCGCCCGTGTCCGGGGTGGCGACGTCGGGCACCGTGTAGACGGCCAGGTCGGCGTGCGAGCCGGCCGCGGCGAGCGTGGCGGGCGCGTGCCGCGCCGCGGCGTCGGGCGCGACGACGGCCAGGTCGAGCACGTCGGCGGCCCACGTGCCGGGCAAGGTCGTCTCGCGCAGCGGCGCGAGCTCGCCGTCGGCCGTCGGCACGGGCAGCTCGCCGAGCCAGAACGGCATGTCAGAAAGCTGGTGGGCCCTGTCCCACCCGGCGTCTGACACGGGCAGGGCGAGGCGGACCAGCGCGAGGACCGCGTCGACGACCTCCTGCGCGCCGGCGTCGACCGGACCGACGATGCTGCCGGCGACCGGGCCCGGCCCGACGGAGGCGTCGGCCGCGTCCGGGTCGTCGAGGAGCGCGTCGGCGGCGGCGAGCGCGACCGCGCGGACGCCAGGGTCCGCGAGGAGGCCGCGCGGGTCGGTGCGGACGGCGCCGGCCCGCACGAGCACGGGGTGCGCCGCGTCCGGGTGGACGACGCGGACGCCGAGCGTGCGCGCGATCGCGGCGAGCGCCGCGTCGTCGTCGTCCTCGGGCAGCACGACCGTGCCGCGCACGCCCCGGACCGTCCGGCCGTCGGCGAGCGGGACGCGGGCGCCCGCGAGCGCCTCGAGCACCCCCGGGTCGGCGACGTGCGGCTCGAGCGCGGCGCAGATCGTGCGCCAGCGGTGCGGCGGCAGGCCGTCGGGCAGGTCGTCGACGACGTCGGCGAGGCTGACCGTCGCGGCACCGAGCGTCCGCGCGACGGCGTGGTGGCGCGGGTCGAGCGCCACGAGGCCCGGCACGACGGGTGCGAGCGCCTCGACGAGGCGCGCGTCGTCGCCCGCGGGGCCCGTGAGCACGACCGCCTCCTGCGGCGCGACGCCGCCCACGACCGGGGCCGCGCGGAGGGCGTCGAGCGCGGCCTCGCGGATCGCCGCGTCGAGGTCCGACGCCGGCAGCCCGGTCGGGACGAGCGCGAGCACGTCGCGCCGCGGCCCGGTGGATTCGGGAGCAGCTGCGGTGGTCTCGGTGGTCTCGGCGCCCTCGGTGGCGAGGCGTGCGAGCAGGTCGGCGTACGCGTGGCCCGCCTCGCGGGCCAGGCGCGCGGACGCAGGTCCGGGCTGCACCAGACGCCGGCCTGGGTCGACGGGGAACGACGCGACGAGCAGCGCCGGGAACGTCAGCGGCACGTCCGTGGGCGTGGGGGCGTGCAGGACGCGGGACGTGCCGCCGTCGGCGAGCGACGCCGTCGTGCCCGGGCGAGGCAGCGCCCACACGAGCGACCAGTCCGCGCGGCGCTGCTCGAGCGGCAGGTCCGCGAGCTCGGCGGCGTCGAACGTGCCCGTCCTCCGCTCGGTGACCCACCGTGCACCGACTTCGTCTACGAGGCGCTGTGGGCGTGATTTCTGGCCCGGTTCGCCCGATTCGTCCTGATCCTCGACAACAGAAATCACGCCCACAGCGGAGAGGGCGGGCAGCGCGAGGAGGAGGCCGTCGTCGACGGCGTCGAGCTGGGCGCGCACGGACGCGACGGCGTCGTCGTCGCGCAGCACGAGCTCGACGACGGTGTCGTAGGCGGCGTCGGGCTCGGTGAGCGCGTCGTCGTCGGGCAGGTCGCCCAGAGCGGGCGCCTCGAACGGCAGCCGCAGCACGGGCAGGGCGTCCCCGCGCTCGGCCACGGCCGCCCGCAGGCGCGCCGCGGCGTCCGACCCGCCGGACGTGACGTCGTCGAGCAGCGCCCGCGTGGCGGCGAGCGCGAACCACACTCCCCCGGTCCGCGAGCGCACCGCGACGTCGTCGGACACCGAGCGGACCGCCGCGAACCCGACGCCGAACCGCCCGACCTGGCCGGACCCGGCCGGCTTCGCCGAGGCCCGCAGGGACGCGAGCGACGCGACGCCGGCGGCGTCGAGGGGCGCCCCGGTGTTGGCCGCGAGGAGTCGCCACCCTCCGGGGCCGTGCGGCTCGAGGCGCAGCAGCAGCCGGCCGGGCACGCCCGCGCGCGCCGCGGCGTCGGCGGCGTTCTGCGCGAGCTCGACGACCACGCGGTCGCGGTAGTAGCCGCGGGCGTGGTCCTCCTCGGTGTTCGCGTCCTCGCGGAAGCGGGTCCCGGACCCGAGCCACGCCTCCACGACCGCGTGCCGCAGCGCGGCGGTCCCGAAGGCGTCGGCCGTCACGTGGTCCCGGCGTCGGTGTCGGGCGTGCGCTCCGCGTCGGCCGCGGACGCGGCGCGAAGCTCGACGGGCTCGATCACGTGGTCGTCGATGAGCGGCGCGTCCGCGGGCCACTCGGTCCCGGGCCGCTCGACGTCGGTCTCCGAGTGCGCCCCGCACCCGTGGTCGAACGAGACGAC contains:
- a CDS encoding sacsin N-terminal ATP-binding-like domain-containing protein — encoded protein: MTADAFGTAALRHAVVEAWLGSGTRFREDANTEEDHARGYYRDRVVVELAQNAADAAARAGVPGRLLLRLEPHGPGGWRLLAANTGAPLDAAGVASLASLRASAKPAGSGQVGRFGVGFAAVRSVSDDVAVRSRTGGVWFALAATRALLDDVTSGGSDAAARLRAAVAERGDALPVLRLPFEAPALGDLPDDDALTEPDAAYDTVVELVLRDDDAVASVRAQLDAVDDGLLLALPALSAVGVISVVEDQDESGEPGQKSRPQRLVDEVGARWVTERRTGTFDAAELADLPLEQRRADWSLVWALPRPGTTASLADGGTSRVLHAPTPTDVPLTFPALLVASFPVDPGRRLVQPGPASARLAREAGHAYADLLARLATEGAETTETTAAAPESTGPRRDVLALVPTGLPASDLDAAIREAALDALRAAPVVGGVAPQEAVVLTGPAGDDARLVEALAPVVPGLVALDPRHHAVARTLGAATVSLADVVDDLPDGLPPHRWRTICAALEPHVADPGVLEALAGARVPLADGRTVRGVRGTVVLPEDDDDAALAAIARTLGVRVVHPDAAHPVLVRAGAVRTDPRGLLADPGVRAVALAAADALLDDPDAADASVGPGPVAGSIVGPVDAGAQEVVDAVLALVRLALPVSDAGWDRAHQLSDMPFWLGELPVPTADGELAPLRETTLPGTWAADVLDLAVVAPDAAARHAPATLAAAGSHADLAVYTVPDVATPDTGADAALEEAGLEREAPDEEHDPDDPAGWLDGWSDYLAVLADRLGPAVPVGDVEAAADLDAVGDDAWPQALRRLAGEPRTRRVLLAAPRRGVPSYTAWWLRDRFEAPFALHDDVPLLPAAHAVLEGLDDEVRRALGGVEALADLDVDDWPVVLDRLPAVGQPVPLHDALAVWRGLARLARDLDDERRAAALDPLPDRLPALEVGTAVVHAAEDLEVAPGARWAQLGPVVPAVPDDASALADLLDLPVAGEDGVPEPESPGERRELDARVAALDPRLGDHWWAHEELVVDGVAVAWWVSADGEPHATGTDALAHALADVVGRPGLAALFRAALCAPDDAARLWAATAWDAEPGAQSSPR